A section of the Methanosarcina mazei S-6 genome encodes:
- a CDS encoding 2-amino-3,7-dideoxy-D-threo-hept-6-ulosonate synthase codes for MSEIGKKIRIERLMNRESRNMVIIPLDHGISDGPIEGLINITDTVNRVAEGGANAVLMQKGMVRYGHRGYGHDIGLVVHISASSVLSPDPNAKVQVCTVEEVIKMGADAVSMHINVGSDTEADQLEMLGKISRDCTEWGMPLLAMMYPRGKKITNPHDPVNVAHAARIGAELGADVVKTVYTGDPDSFRDVVRGCPVPVVIAGGPKTSTDMELLEMIDGAMEAGARGAAIGRNVFQHGDPVRLTRAICEIVHHRRPVEEALEQLK; via the coding sequence ATGTCTGAAATTGGCAAAAAGATCCGTATAGAAAGGCTGATGAATCGTGAGAGCAGAAACATGGTAATTATTCCGCTGGACCATGGAATCTCTGACGGACCTATTGAAGGGCTTATTAATATTACCGATACAGTTAATAGGGTTGCCGAAGGAGGAGCAAATGCAGTTCTCATGCAGAAGGGCATGGTCAGGTACGGACATAGAGGATACGGCCACGATATCGGGCTTGTTGTGCATATCAGTGCCTCTTCTGTCCTGAGCCCGGACCCCAATGCCAAAGTGCAGGTCTGTACCGTTGAAGAAGTAATTAAGATGGGAGCTGATGCAGTTTCCATGCATATCAACGTGGGATCTGATACAGAAGCCGACCAGCTTGAAATGCTCGGGAAAATCTCAAGGGACTGTACGGAATGGGGTATGCCTCTTCTTGCCATGATGTACCCGAGAGGCAAAAAGATCACAAACCCACATGACCCGGTAAATGTGGCACACGCTGCAAGAATTGGAGCCGAACTCGGGGCTGATGTTGTGAAAACCGTATACACCGGAGACCCTGACAGTTTCAGGGATGTTGTGAGGGGCTGTCCTGTGCCTGTGGTAATTGCAGGCGGGCCGAAGACCTCTACCGACATGGAACTTCTTGAAATGATTGACGGGGCAATGGAAGCCGGAGCAAGAGGAGCTGCAATAGGAAGAAATGTCTTCCAGCACGGGGACCCTGTCAGGCTGACCAGGGCTATCTGCGAAATCGTTCACCACAGAAGGCCTGTAGAAGAAGCTCTGGAGCAGCTAAAATAA
- a CDS encoding ArsR/SmtB family transcription factor, protein MDPAKLLDILGNENRRKIIQLLANRPCYVSEISGRLGVGPKAIISHLSLLEQAGLIECSVDEQRRKYFNIANNVRLEVSVSPYSYTMALQDINFDREKKRESYAVENNGPATRDESSCFFLKLSERLRELRIKQEELAQMQKQLQAEYTELMDKCLDSIEDIARNPVECELLFELLKNEATAAVLCYNLRLHPSIINSNLMDLAERGFVEYTIKNSQQYWKICETGVENK, encoded by the coding sequence ATGGACCCAGCAAAATTACTTGACATCCTGGGGAATGAAAACCGCAGGAAGATAATTCAGCTTCTTGCAAACCGCCCCTGCTATGTCAGTGAGATTTCAGGCAGGCTGGGGGTAGGACCAAAGGCGATTATCAGTCACCTTAGCCTGTTAGAACAGGCAGGGCTGATCGAGTGCAGTGTGGACGAGCAAAGGCGCAAATATTTCAATATTGCAAATAATGTGCGGCTTGAGGTATCTGTATCACCTTATTCATATACGATGGCTCTTCAGGACATCAACTTCGACAGGGAGAAAAAACGGGAAAGTTATGCTGTCGAAAATAATGGACCTGCTACCAGAGATGAATCATCCTGCTTCTTCCTGAAGCTGAGCGAAAGGCTCCGTGAACTTAGAATAAAACAGGAAGAGCTTGCACAGATGCAGAAACAACTTCAGGCTGAATATACGGAATTGATGGATAAATGCCTGGATTCCATCGAGGATATTGCCAGAAACCCTGTAGAATGTGAGCTTCTGTTCGAGCTTTTGAAAAACGAGGCTACAGCGGCAGTCCTTTGCTATAACCTGCGTCTGCATCCCAGCATTATAAACTCTAACCTTATGGATCTTGCAGAAAGAGGCTTTGTTGAGTATACGATCAAAAATAGCCAGCAGTACTGGAAAATATGTGAGACCGGAGTTGAAAATAAATGA
- a CDS encoding CDC48 family AAA ATPase: MTEEINLRVAEAYHKDVGRGIARIDTRLMQEMGLVSGDIIEISGRSKTYAIVWPNVERGQENRIRIDGNLRSNAKVGIDDRVTIQKVQAKHAQRVTLAPSQPVRLVGGAHYILRIIEGRPLNKGQQIRVETVNNPLTFVVASTRPAGPVVVTKDTEIIIKEKSIEEIKAPEGISYEDIGGLRREIQLVREMIELPMRHPELFQKLGVEPPKGVLLHGPPGTGKTMIAKAVASETDANFITISGPEIVSKYYGESEQKLREIFEEAEKDAPSIIFIDEIDSIAPKRGEVTGEMERRVVAQLLSLMDGLKSRGEVVVIAATNRPNSIDEALRRGGRFDREIEIGIPDRNGRKQILLIHTRGMPLEDEVSLSEIADVTHGFVGADLSSLCKEAAMHALRRITPEIDIEEEIPQEIIDNLVVTKENFREALKNIEPSAMREVYIEVPHVGWDDIGGLEKAKQELIESVEWPLKYPEMFKAVSIKPPRGVLLFGPPGTGKTLLAKAVANESEANFISIKGPELLSKYVGESERAIRETFRKAKQAAPTVIFFDEIDSIAPQRSSVSDTHVSERVVSQILTELDGIEELKDVIIVAATNRPDMVDPALLRPGRFDRLIYIKPPGKEGREKIFEIHAKEKPLAEDVKLSELAEMTEGYVGADIEGICREAAMLALREIVTPGADRKNIQEKAAEVRLSKRHFEKAIRRVKPTTSRETLSAYEKSAELFARYATEFEEESSEEKDQEIKVEEKDQETRV, from the coding sequence ATGACTGAAGAAATTAATTTGAGAGTAGCTGAGGCTTATCATAAAGACGTGGGAAGGGGAATTGCAAGAATCGACACCCGTTTAATGCAGGAAATGGGACTTGTAAGCGGGGATATTATTGAGATTTCGGGCAGATCCAAAACCTACGCAATTGTCTGGCCAAACGTCGAACGTGGGCAGGAAAACAGGATCAGAATAGATGGAAACCTGCGGAGCAATGCAAAGGTAGGAATAGACGACAGAGTCACTATTCAGAAGGTCCAGGCAAAGCATGCTCAGAGGGTTACACTTGCTCCATCCCAGCCTGTCAGGCTTGTGGGTGGTGCTCATTACATCCTGAGAATAATTGAGGGCAGACCTCTAAATAAAGGTCAGCAAATAAGGGTTGAAACCGTAAACAACCCACTGACTTTCGTGGTCGCATCTACAAGACCTGCAGGTCCTGTTGTTGTTACCAAAGATACTGAAATCATCATTAAAGAAAAATCAATTGAAGAGATCAAGGCCCCTGAAGGTATATCCTACGAAGATATCGGAGGGCTCAGACGGGAAATCCAGCTTGTAAGGGAAATGATTGAGCTGCCAATGAGGCATCCTGAACTCTTCCAGAAGCTGGGTGTCGAGCCTCCAAAAGGAGTTCTTCTTCATGGACCTCCCGGAACGGGTAAGACCATGATTGCAAAGGCTGTCGCAAGTGAAACCGATGCCAATTTTATTACAATCAGCGGTCCTGAAATCGTCTCCAAGTATTACGGAGAAAGCGAACAGAAACTCAGGGAAATCTTCGAAGAAGCCGAGAAGGATGCTCCTTCCATCATCTTCATAGACGAAATAGACTCAATCGCCCCTAAACGAGGCGAAGTCACCGGGGAAATGGAAAGAAGGGTTGTAGCCCAGCTGCTTTCCCTGATGGACGGGCTCAAGTCCAGGGGCGAAGTGGTGGTCATAGCTGCTACAAACCGCCCGAACTCCATTGATGAAGCTCTCCGCCGCGGTGGAAGGTTTGACAGAGAGATCGAGATCGGAATACCTGACAGAAACGGCAGGAAGCAGATTCTCCTGATCCATACTAGAGGCATGCCACTCGAAGATGAAGTGAGCCTCAGTGAGATCGCAGATGTGACCCATGGTTTTGTGGGAGCTGACCTCTCATCCCTCTGTAAGGAAGCTGCAATGCATGCACTCAGAAGGATCACTCCAGAAATTGATATCGAAGAGGAGATTCCACAGGAGATCATCGACAATCTTGTGGTCACAAAAGAAAATTTCAGAGAAGCCCTGAAAAATATTGAGCCTTCAGCCATGAGAGAAGTCTATATTGAAGTTCCGCATGTTGGCTGGGACGATATAGGCGGGCTTGAGAAAGCAAAACAGGAACTTATCGAGTCTGTGGAATGGCCTCTCAAATATCCTGAAATGTTCAAGGCTGTCAGTATAAAGCCTCCGAGAGGCGTCCTTCTCTTCGGGCCGCCGGGTACTGGTAAAACTTTGCTTGCAAAAGCTGTTGCAAATGAAAGTGAGGCTAATTTCATCAGCATTAAAGGCCCAGAACTCCTCAGCAAGTATGTGGGTGAATCCGAGCGTGCGATAAGGGAAACGTTCAGGAAAGCAAAACAGGCTGCTCCGACTGTAATCTTCTTTGATGAGATCGATTCCATTGCTCCTCAAAGAAGCTCTGTTTCCGACACGCATGTTTCCGAAAGAGTGGTCAGCCAGATCCTTACGGAACTTGACGGGATAGAAGAGCTGAAAGACGTAATCATAGTCGCCGCTACAAACAGGCCGGATATGGTAGACCCTGCCCTTCTGAGGCCCGGCCGCTTTGACAGGCTCATCTACATCAAGCCTCCTGGAAAAGAAGGAAGAGAGAAGATCTTTGAGATTCATGCGAAAGAAAAACCGCTTGCAGAAGATGTAAAACTCTCTGAGCTCGCTGAGATGACCGAAGGGTATGTGGGTGCGGATATTGAAGGCATCTGCAGGGAAGCTGCAATGCTAGCCCTCAGGGAAATCGTCACTCCGGGTGCTGATAGGAAGAACATCCAGGAAAAGGCAGCAGAAGTCCGTCTTTCAAAAAGGCACTTCGAAAAAGCGATCCGCCGTGTAAAGCCCACGACATCCAGAGAAACTCTGAGTGCCTATGAAAAGAGTGCTGAACTCTTTGCCAGGTACGCAACTGAGTTTGAGGAAGAGTCTTCAGAAGAAAAAGATCAGGAAATCAAGGTCGAAGAAAAAGATCAGGAAACCAGGGTCTAA
- a CDS encoding helix-turn-helix transcriptional regulator, translated as MSQKRKDLLILLRDGGKTIEEIVDTLNVTPTGMLPQIKKLKEEFLIIQDDKEYRLTHLAEILVEKMKPLLNTLEVIEEHKNFWQERDLSDLSPEFLERLNELKPYSLVKPDPDKIFETSPVFLKNIEKSKRILSLSSIFHPAFPEIFLRIEGEDIEITLIVTERIYERLKKDFGEELKLYIARKNRQLFVCTDELKIAMLTKTEHFMMADFLTWKGAYDQESIVAFEPASLKWAEELILHYKNQAQELKDGS; from the coding sequence ATGTCTCAGAAAAGAAAGGACCTTTTAATACTTCTCAGAGATGGAGGGAAGACAATAGAAGAAATAGTAGATACTCTTAATGTCACCCCTACAGGAATGCTTCCGCAGATTAAAAAGCTAAAGGAAGAATTTCTTATTATTCAGGATGATAAAGAATACAGACTTACCCATCTGGCAGAAATTCTGGTAGAAAAAATGAAGCCTCTGCTTAACACTCTTGAGGTCATTGAAGAGCATAAAAATTTCTGGCAGGAACGTGATCTCAGTGATCTATCTCCTGAATTCCTTGAGAGACTTAATGAATTAAAACCATATTCTCTTGTAAAACCCGATCCTGACAAAATTTTCGAGACTTCCCCGGTATTTCTGAAAAACATAGAGAAATCAAAAAGAATATTGTCTTTATCTTCAATATTTCATCCGGCATTCCCGGAAATATTTCTAAGAATCGAAGGTGAAGATATTGAAATTACACTCATAGTGACAGAAAGAATTTATGAAAGGTTAAAAAAAGACTTTGGGGAAGAGCTGAAACTTTATATTGCCAGGAAAAACAGACAGCTTTTTGTTTGCACTGATGAACTGAAAATAGCTATGCTTACAAAAACCGAGCATTTTATGATGGCAGATTTTCTCACATGGAAAGGAGCCTATGATCAGGAAAGTATCGTGGCTTTCGAGCCTGCCTCTCTGAAATGGGCGGAAGAGCTTATTCTCCATTATAAAAACCAGGCTCAGGAATTAAAGGATGGATCCTGA
- a CDS encoding signal recognition particle protein Srp54, with protein sequence MVMEKLGDSLQGALKKLIGAGRIDERTVNEVVKDIQRALLQADVNVKLVMGMSQRIKERAMKEDPPAGMNPREHVIRIVYQELMEIIGKGADIQLKPQTIMMVGLQGSGKTTSAAKLARYFQRKGLKAGVVAADTFRPGAYHQLKTLSEKLNVGFYGEEGNPDAVEITIHGLKALEKYDIKIVDTAGRHALEADLIEEMERIHAVAKPDHKFMVLDAGIGQQASQQAHAFNDSVGITGVIITKLDGTAKGGGALSAVSETKAPIAFIGVGETPEDFEKFEADRFISRLLGMGDLKSLMEKAEESLSEEDVNVEALMQGRFTLKDMYKQLEAMNKMGPLKQIMSMLPMGMGGLGGVKLSDEMFQATSDKMKNYKVIMDSMTEDEMADPKLIGGSRIKRISRGSGCSPEDVRELLKYHKTMQTALKGFRGGKFNIQKMMKKKMGM encoded by the coding sequence ATGGTAATGGAAAAACTCGGAGACTCCTTACAGGGAGCACTCAAAAAGCTGATCGGCGCAGGGAGAATTGATGAGCGCACGGTCAATGAAGTAGTAAAGGATATTCAGCGCGCTCTGCTCCAGGCTGACGTTAACGTAAAACTTGTCATGGGGATGTCGCAGAGAATCAAAGAGCGTGCAATGAAAGAAGACCCTCCTGCGGGTATGAACCCGAGGGAGCATGTGATCCGCATTGTGTATCAGGAACTGATGGAAATCATCGGGAAAGGAGCCGATATCCAGCTCAAGCCCCAGACAATCATGATGGTGGGACTTCAGGGAAGCGGAAAGACCACAAGTGCTGCAAAACTGGCACGCTATTTCCAGAGAAAGGGGCTCAAAGCAGGTGTTGTTGCCGCAGATACCTTCCGGCCAGGAGCTTACCACCAGCTCAAGACTCTCTCTGAAAAGCTCAATGTGGGTTTTTACGGAGAGGAAGGAAACCCCGATGCTGTAGAGATTACCATACATGGGCTTAAAGCACTCGAAAAATACGATATAAAAATAGTGGACACAGCAGGCAGGCACGCCCTCGAAGCCGACCTTATCGAAGAAATGGAGAGGATCCATGCCGTTGCAAAACCTGACCACAAGTTCATGGTTCTCGACGCGGGTATAGGGCAACAGGCAAGCCAGCAGGCTCATGCTTTCAATGATTCGGTAGGGATCACGGGCGTTATCATCACAAAACTGGACGGAACAGCAAAAGGTGGTGGAGCGCTTTCAGCAGTATCTGAAACAAAAGCTCCGATTGCCTTTATAGGAGTAGGGGAAACTCCGGAAGACTTTGAAAAGTTCGAGGCTGACAGGTTCATCTCAAGACTTCTTGGAATGGGGGACCTCAAGAGCCTGATGGAAAAGGCAGAGGAAAGCCTGAGCGAAGAAGACGTCAATGTCGAAGCCCTTATGCAGGGGCGCTTCACATTGAAAGATATGTACAAGCAGCTTGAAGCAATGAATAAAATGGGCCCTCTCAAGCAGATTATGTCAATGCTCCCTATGGGCATGGGAGGACTGGGAGGCGTGAAATTATCAGATGAGATGTTCCAGGCTACCAGTGACAAAATGAAGAATTACAAGGTCATTATGGACTCGATGACAGAAGATGAAATGGCTGACCCCAAGCTAATAGGCGGATCACGGATCAAAAGAATATCAAGAGGCTCTGGCTGCAGTCCTGAAGATGTCAGGGAACTTCTAAAATATCATAAAACCATGCAGACGGCTTTGAAAGGCTTCAGAGGCGGAAAATTCAATATCCAGAAAATGATGAAGAAGAAAATGGGGATGTAA
- a CDS encoding 3-dehydroquinate synthase II, with amino-acid sequence MKKKSVWIKADEGGWEEQKERITTGLESGADCVLVNPGDVEKVRELGNITVAAFARDNKSGADIVVVGKRGEGDGTKPLPQEIPGSFDVNAATLLTDKGVTVGGYVVIKDRSYERFAAEMGKICDYLLVTGTDWKVIPLENLIADLQREKVKIIFGVKSAEEARLAFQTLETGADGVLLDSGNPQEIKDTIKAARELESESTELESAVVTRVEPLGMGDRVCVDTCNLMQRGEGMLIGSQASGMFLVNSESDDSPYVAARPFRVNAGAVHSYIKIGDKTRYLSELQAGDSVTIIDSRGKQREGIVGRIKIESRPLMLIEAKAGDRTLTAILQNAETIKLVGKGGTPISVAKLKKGDEVLVRLEEGARHFGKKIEETIIEK; translated from the coding sequence TTGAAAAAGAAAAGCGTCTGGATAAAAGCCGATGAAGGCGGATGGGAAGAACAGAAAGAGAGGATCACAACAGGCCTGGAATCCGGAGCCGACTGTGTACTTGTAAATCCGGGAGATGTAGAAAAAGTCAGGGAACTCGGAAACATTACAGTTGCAGCCTTTGCCCGCGACAATAAGTCAGGAGCCGACATCGTGGTCGTGGGAAAGAGAGGAGAAGGTGACGGAACAAAACCCCTGCCTCAGGAAATTCCGGGTTCTTTTGATGTAAACGCAGCAACCCTGCTCACCGACAAAGGCGTAACCGTAGGCGGATATGTGGTCATAAAGGACAGAAGCTACGAACGCTTCGCAGCAGAAATGGGAAAAATCTGCGATTACCTGCTTGTTACCGGCACTGACTGGAAAGTTATCCCTCTCGAAAACCTGATTGCTGACCTCCAGCGTGAGAAAGTAAAGATTATTTTTGGAGTAAAAAGTGCCGAGGAAGCAAGGCTCGCCTTCCAGACTCTTGAAACAGGAGCTGATGGAGTCCTCCTTGACAGCGGAAACCCGCAGGAAATAAAAGACACAATTAAAGCTGCAAGAGAACTTGAAAGCGAAAGCACAGAACTTGAATCCGCAGTTGTAACCAGGGTAGAACCTCTTGGAATGGGGGACAGGGTCTGTGTGGATACCTGCAACCTCATGCAGCGCGGAGAAGGAATGCTTATAGGTTCACAGGCAAGCGGGATGTTCCTGGTAAATTCGGAGTCTGACGACAGTCCTTACGTGGCAGCCCGCCCATTCAGGGTAAATGCAGGTGCAGTTCATTCTTATATAAAAATTGGAGACAAAACCCGCTATCTTTCAGAACTCCAGGCTGGAGACAGCGTTACTATCATAGACTCAAGAGGGAAGCAGAGGGAAGGAATAGTTGGCAGGATAAAGATAGAAAGCCGCCCACTTATGCTAATTGAAGCAAAAGCCGGAGACCGGACTTTAACCGCAATCCTGCAAAATGCCGAAACCATCAAGCTTGTAGGAAAGGGCGGAACCCCTATCTCGGTTGCAAAGCTCAAAAAAGGTGATGAGGTTCTGGTACGCCTCGAAGAAGGAGCCAGGCATTTCGGCAAAAAAATCGAAGAGACGATTATAGAGAAATAA
- a CDS encoding GMP synthase subunit A, translating into MRELKILVVNNYGQFCHLIHRTVRDLDMDTKIIPNVTPIEEILAEEPDGLILSGGPEMERAGLCFDYVREIDVPILGICLGHQAIALAYGGHVHAGKKGGYAEIEVEVLEEDDILRGLGPKTTVWASHADEVAILPDGFIHLARSDVCEIEAMRHPTKPIYGVQWHPEVSHTKKGEELLMNFFEVCDLY; encoded by the coding sequence ATGAGAGAACTAAAAATCCTTGTTGTGAACAACTACGGGCAGTTTTGCCACCTTATTCACAGGACTGTCCGGGACCTTGACATGGATACAAAAATCATTCCTAATGTAACCCCCATAGAAGAGATTCTGGCAGAAGAGCCTGACGGGCTGATCCTGAGTGGTGGCCCCGAAATGGAAAGGGCAGGCCTTTGCTTTGACTATGTGAGGGAAATAGATGTCCCTATACTTGGAATCTGCCTGGGGCACCAGGCAATTGCTCTCGCTTACGGAGGGCATGTTCATGCAGGCAAAAAAGGAGGCTATGCCGAAATTGAAGTAGAGGTTCTCGAAGAAGACGACATACTCAGAGGACTTGGCCCGAAAACAACTGTATGGGCCTCGCATGCTGATGAGGTAGCCATTCTTCCTGACGGATTTATCCATCTTGCCCGCTCGGATGTCTGCGAGATTGAAGCCATGCGCCATCCCACAAAACCGATTTACGGCGTTCAATGGCACCCTGAGGTTTCCCACACAAAGAAGGGAGAAGAGCTGCTCATGAATTTCTTTGAAGTTTGTGATCTGTATTAA
- the aroD gene encoding type I 3-dehydroquinate dehydratase, with protein MTQIGSFDLEKKTAVVAVILEKPLENSKKAAEKGADILEIRLDLLGIRTPERAAEVIREIKAETGIPIIVTSRSGAEGGKWDGKEEDRTGLLINLLSLKDGPDAIDIELSAGMKERNRVIKAAKDRETAVIVSSHDFLKTPPLQNMRTIIEEMFLAGADIAKLAVMPLSVGDTLNLLRVTLDFKDAGKSVCTIAMGSQGKHTRVVAPFYGSVLTYASIESNASAAPGQLPVDEVKKIMEMLK; from the coding sequence ATGACTCAAATAGGCTCGTTTGACCTTGAAAAGAAAACTGCAGTTGTTGCAGTCATTCTTGAGAAACCCCTTGAAAATTCAAAGAAGGCAGCCGAAAAAGGAGCTGATATCCTTGAAATCCGGCTGGACCTGCTTGGGATAAGGACCCCTGAGAGAGCCGCAGAGGTGATCAGGGAAATAAAAGCCGAAACCGGGATTCCCATAATTGTTACCAGCCGTTCGGGAGCGGAAGGAGGAAAGTGGGATGGAAAAGAAGAAGATAGAACAGGACTTCTTATAAATCTTCTTTCTTTAAAAGATGGCCCGGATGCGATTGATATCGAACTTTCTGCCGGCATGAAAGAAAGAAACAGGGTTATTAAAGCGGCTAAGGACCGGGAAACAGCTGTAATCGTCTCTTCCCATGACTTTTTGAAAACCCCTCCCCTCCAGAACATGAGGACAATTATTGAAGAAATGTTTCTTGCAGGTGCAGATATTGCCAAACTTGCAGTTATGCCCCTGTCAGTGGGAGATACCCTTAACCTGCTGAGAGTTACTCTGGACTTTAAAGATGCAGGAAAATCCGTGTGCACAATTGCAATGGGCAGTCAAGGAAAGCATACAAGAGTTGTTGCCCCTTTTTATGGTTCAGTCCTTACATATGCTTCTATAGAAAGTAATGCGTCTGCAGCTCCTGGCCAGCTTCCGGTAGATGAAGTAAAAAAAATAATGGAAATGCTAAAATGA
- a CDS encoding Zn-ribbon domain-containing protein, protein MPHRCTRCGTIFEDGDSVILSGCPSCGWNKFLYVKQDPEGLENPGRAALEEQKLDLEASLDEVVRNIDEALASEEKEKEHESGSETKTEEERVESVRILGPGSYELNLDSLLERKELVMAIREEGSYALHLPSVFNQQKKNKKRNQD, encoded by the coding sequence ATGCCCCATAGATGTACCAGATGCGGAACCATTTTTGAAGACGGGGATTCTGTAATCCTCAGCGGCTGCCCAAGCTGCGGCTGGAATAAATTTCTTTATGTGAAACAGGATCCGGAAGGTTTGGAAAACCCGGGAAGAGCCGCTCTGGAAGAACAAAAGCTGGATCTTGAAGCCTCTCTGGACGAGGTTGTCAGAAATATTGACGAAGCCCTCGCATCCGAAGAAAAAGAGAAGGAACACGAATCAGGGAGCGAAACTAAAACTGAGGAGGAGAGGGTGGAATCTGTGAGGATTCTTGGTCCCGGCTCTTACGAACTTAATCTGGATTCTCTTTTAGAGCGCAAGGAGCTTGTTATGGCAATCAGGGAAGAAGGTTCATATGCACTCCACTTGCCTTCTGTTTTTAATCAGCAAAAGAAAAACAAAAAGAGAAACCAGGATTAA
- a CDS encoding phosphoribosyltransferase has translation MLTNWDYIYNLCRNISREVKSSGYEPDVIIALARGGWFAGRVLCDFLGLDDLSSLKVEHYIGAVAIDTGEPYIRYPLSDNVIKGKKVLIVDDIVDTGESMISAKTYVESRNPSEVRTASLQYLGSSKIDPDYVGERLEDWAWIVYPWNFMEDMISILTKNMRKEPEKHWSLEDIKHSLYINHALDPVVFEITQPGRLQEVLEEMDRIHRTTSNVINRKKYWRLL, from the coding sequence GTGCTTACAAATTGGGATTATATTTACAATCTGTGCCGAAACATTTCAAGAGAAGTCAAAAGTTCCGGTTACGAGCCGGATGTTATTATTGCACTGGCCAGAGGAGGCTGGTTTGCAGGACGCGTGCTATGTGATTTTCTGGGACTTGATGACCTGTCCAGTCTTAAGGTCGAGCACTATATAGGGGCTGTAGCTATTGACACCGGTGAACCGTATATACGGTATCCTCTTTCTGATAATGTAATTAAAGGTAAAAAAGTGCTTATTGTAGATGATATTGTGGATACCGGGGAAAGTATGATCAGCGCTAAAACTTATGTGGAAAGCAGAAATCCCAGCGAGGTACGGACTGCTTCCTTGCAGTACCTGGGAAGCTCAAAAATAGATCCTGATTATGTAGGAGAACGTCTTGAAGATTGGGCATGGATTGTTTATCCCTGGAATTTTATGGAAGACATGATAAGCATTCTGACAAAAAACATGAGAAAAGAACCAGAAAAGCACTGGAGTTTAGAAGATATTAAACATAGCCTTTACATAAATCATGCCCTTGACCCTGTGGTTTTTGAAATTACTCAACCTGGCAGGCTTCAGGAAGTTCTGGAAGAAATGGATCGAATCCATAGAACTACTTCCAATGTTATTAATAGGAAAAAGTACTGGAGACTTTTATAA
- a CDS encoding shikimate dehydrogenase gives MKQVFGVFGDPVGHSLSPAMHNAAFSALGMDCIYHAFRVTPEKLEKAILGAEAMGFGGINLTVPLKEKALKLDFVKPDPLAKRIGAVNTLVFGKKGDIQGYNTDGPGAKQALLDTGVEIRGSRMVVAGAGGAARAVAFQLAADGADITVINRTEERAVGLAREISAADLPGKIRGTGLSGLKELLRDADVLINTTTLGMHPNTDATIVTAEELHSGLTVFDIVYNPLETRLLREARTSGAKTISGVLMLVYQGAEAFRLWTGVEPPLELMKKTVLEALQA, from the coding sequence ATGAAGCAGGTTTTTGGTGTATTTGGAGACCCTGTAGGTCATTCCCTTTCCCCAGCCATGCATAATGCAGCTTTTTCAGCACTTGGCATGGACTGTATCTATCACGCTTTCAGGGTCACTCCAGAAAAGCTGGAAAAAGCGATCCTTGGAGCTGAAGCTATGGGATTTGGAGGGATTAACCTTACAGTTCCCTTGAAAGAAAAGGCTTTAAAACTTGACTTCGTCAAGCCTGACCCCCTTGCAAAGAGAATTGGAGCAGTGAATACTCTGGTATTCGGGAAAAAGGGAGATATCCAGGGATATAACACTGACGGGCCTGGGGCAAAGCAGGCGCTTCTGGACACTGGAGTGGAAATTAGGGGGTCCAGAATGGTGGTCGCAGGAGCAGGAGGAGCAGCAAGGGCAGTTGCTTTTCAGCTTGCAGCCGACGGTGCAGATATCACAGTAATAAACAGGACAGAAGAAAGGGCAGTAGGACTTGCAAGAGAAATCTCGGCTGCAGACCTTCCGGGAAAAATCAGAGGTACCGGGCTTTCAGGATTAAAAGAACTGTTAAGGGATGCCGATGTCCTGATAAATACCACAACTCTCGGAATGCACCCGAACACGGACGCAACTATTGTAACAGCAGAAGAGCTTCACAGCGGCCTTACAGTTTTTGATATCGTATATAACCCACTTGAGACAAGGCTTTTAAGGGAAGCCAGGACATCAGGAGCAAAAACGATAAGCGGGGTTTTAATGCTCGTCTATCAGGGAGCAGAAGCTTTCAGGCTCTGGACAGGGGTTGAGCCTCCGCTGGAGCTTATGAAAAAGACCGTACTGGAGGCTCTGCAAGCTTGA